One part of the Helicobacter cetorum MIT 99-5656 genome encodes these proteins:
- the clpP gene encoding ATP-dependent Clp endopeptidase proteolytic subunit ClpP, which yields MGYIPYVVEKTGRGERSYDIYSRLLKDRIILLSGEINDSVASSIVAQLLFLEAEDPEKDISLYINSPGGVVTSGFSIYDTMNFIRPDVCTICIGQAASMGAFLLSCGAKGKRFSLPHSRIMIHQPLGGAQGQASDIEITAKEIIRLKGLLNSIMAENSGQDLEQIAKDTDRDFYMSALEAKEYGLIDKVLQKNSK from the coding sequence ATGGGATATATTCCTTATGTAGTAGAAAAAACAGGGCGTGGGGAGCGTAGCTATGATATTTATTCACGCCTTTTAAAAGACCGCATTATTTTATTAAGCGGTGAGATTAATGATAGTGTAGCATCTTCAATTGTGGCTCAGCTCTTGTTTTTAGAAGCAGAAGACCCTGAAAAAGATATTAGCTTGTATATCAATTCTCCAGGTGGGGTCGTAACAAGCGGTTTTAGTATTTATGATACCATGAATTTTATCCGCCCTGATGTATGCACTATTTGTATCGGTCAAGCGGCTTCTATGGGGGCGTTCTTACTTAGTTGCGGGGCTAAGGGTAAACGCTTTTCATTACCCCATTCAAGGATTATGATTCACCAACCTTTAGGGGGGGCTCAAGGACAAGCGAGTGATATTGAGATTACCGCTAAAGAGATTATTAGACTTAAGGGCTTGTTAAATTCTATCATGGCAGAAAATTCAGGACAGGATTTAGAGCAAATCGCTAAAGACACTGATAGGGATTTTTATATGAGTGCTTTAGAAGCTAAAGAATATGGCTTGATTGATAAAGTGCTACAGAAAAACTCAAAGTAA
- the tig gene encoding trigger factor produces the protein MNLEVKKIDTANAHLSAKPSVEDLEKRYTKIAQKVAKKVKIDGFRKGKVPLNLVKTRYQAQIEQDAQEEMIQEILKNALKELEIESKDLIGNPNLTKFERKDTHFEIEADIGLKPTIVLDKVKECVPSVEVEAVSEEKVDERLKQLAKDYAKFIDTDTKRKAQNDDKVVVDFEGFIDNVPFEGGKAENFSFILGSKQMLEEFEKAVLGMQASEEKEFSLTFPSDYHAQHLANKEALFKVKLHQIQVREVLEVNDELAKSVLVNEENATLKLLKERVKGQIFLENKAKLYNEELKEKLIENLDEKVVFDLPKTIVEQEMDLLFRNALYSMQEDEVKPLQENQERAKEKRESFRDDATKSVKITFIIDALAKEEKIGVHDNEVFQTLYYEAMMTGQNPQNLIEQYRQNNMLPAVKMAMIEDRVLTYFLDKNLSKEQQEILEKMRPNTQNTQATK, from the coding sequence ATGAACCTTGAAGTAAAAAAGATTGACACCGCTAACGCCCATTTGAGTGCTAAGCCTTCTGTTGAAGATTTAGAAAAGCGTTATACTAAAATCGCTCAAAAAGTCGCTAAAAAAGTTAAAATTGATGGCTTTAGAAAGGGTAAAGTTCCCCTTAATCTAGTAAAAACTCGTTATCAAGCTCAAATTGAACAAGATGCTCAAGAAGAAATGATTCAAGAAATCTTAAAAAACGCTCTTAAAGAATTGGAAATTGAGTCTAAGGATTTAATCGGTAACCCAAATCTTACTAAATTTGAAAGGAAAGACACGCATTTTGAAATAGAAGCGGATATTGGTTTGAAGCCTACTATTGTTTTAGATAAGGTTAAAGAATGTGTGCCTAGCGTTGAAGTAGAAGCTGTGAGTGAAGAAAAGGTTGATGAGCGTTTAAAGCAACTTGCCAAAGACTATGCGAAATTCATTGATACTGACACAAAAAGAAAGGCTCAAAACGATGATAAAGTAGTGGTTGATTTTGAAGGCTTTATAGACAATGTGCCTTTTGAAGGGGGTAAGGCTGAAAATTTTAGTTTTATCTTGGGTAGTAAGCAAATGTTAGAAGAGTTTGAAAAGGCTGTTTTAGGCATGCAAGCGAGCGAAGAGAAGGAATTTTCTTTGACTTTTCCTAGCGATTATCACGCACAGCATTTGGCAAACAAAGAAGCCCTTTTTAAAGTGAAATTACACCAAATTCAGGTGCGTGAAGTGTTAGAAGTCAATGATGAATTGGCTAAAAGCGTCTTAGTTAATGAAGAAAATGCGACTTTAAAGCTTTTAAAAGAGAGAGTCAAGGGACAAATATTTTTAGAAAACAAGGCTAAGCTCTATAATGAAGAATTGAAAGAAAAGTTGATTGAAAATTTAGATGAAAAAGTGGTTTTTGATTTACCAAAGACGATTGTAGAGCAAGAAATGGATTTGTTGTTTAGAAACGCTCTTTATTCTATGCAAGAAGATGAAGTCAAACCCCTTCAAGAAAATCAAGAAAGAGCCAAAGAAAAGCGTGAGAGTTTTAGAGATGACGCTACAAAAAGCGTAAAAATCACTTTCATTATTGACGCTTTAGCTAAAGAAGAAAAAATTGGCGTGCATGATAATGAAGTCTTTCAAACCTTGTATTATGAAGCGATGATGACAGGGCAAAACCCACAAAATCTCATTGAGCAATACCGCCAAAATAACATGTTGCCAGCGGTAAAAATGGCTATGATTGAAGATAGAGTGCTAACTTATTTCTTGGATAAAAACTTGTCTAAAGAGCAACAAGAAATTTTAGAAAAAATGAGACCTAACACTCAAAATACCCAAGCAACCAAGTAG
- a CDS encoding chaperone NapD: MNVSSVVIECEFKNLECLKAKIKAIPFCSVELEKDCQLIVVIESENLEDELKAYKSLENLKEVIQIHMAFSYQNLELEREKAEHSNALERIESTEQAQDFCYYGDIYKRY, encoded by the coding sequence ATGAATGTCAGTAGCGTGGTTATAGAATGTGAGTTTAAAAACTTAGAATGCTTGAAGGCTAAAATTAAAGCAATACCCTTTTGTAGTGTGGAATTAGAAAAAGATTGTCAATTGATTGTGGTGATTGAGAGTGAGAATTTAGAAGATGAATTAAAGGCTTATAAGAGTTTAGAAAATCTAAAAGAAGTGATTCAAATTCATATGGCTTTTAGCTATCAAAATTTAGAGTTAGAGAGAGAAAAAGCCGAGCATTCTAATGCCCTAGAGCGTATTGAAAGCACAGAGCAAGCCCAAGATTTTTGCTACTATGGAGATATTTATAAGCGTTATTAG
- the napH gene encoding quinol dehydrogenase ferredoxin subunit NapH, with translation MCYLIARRVTQITILILFVLGIGFKGNLSSSVIFSKIPLSDPFAILQLYLAGFSIGFKALIGAVIVLGFYALIVGRAFCAWVCPVNMITDLAYFMREKTLFKRSKILNISKSTRYYVLTLSLILSFVLGLPAFEEVSYIGIIHRGIIFGSLLWIMVGLIIFCVDLFLNERLICSRICPLGAFYALVSRFSLLKISHNVNQCTKCYKCLAICPEKQVLNMVGKRSEKVKSGECIKCGCCIEVCKDNALSFNLVDLLKKEKR, from the coding sequence ATGTGTTATTTGATAGCAAGAAGAGTAACACAAATTACGATTTTAATTTTATTTGTTTTGGGGATAGGATTTAAGGGGAATTTAAGCTCTTCAGTTATTTTTTCTAAAATCCCACTAAGCGACCCATTTGCCATTTTACAATTATATTTAGCGGGTTTTAGCATAGGGTTTAAGGCTCTTATAGGGGCGGTAATTGTATTAGGATTTTATGCTCTTATTGTTGGTAGGGCGTTTTGTGCTTGGGTATGTCCTGTTAATATGATTACTGATTTGGCGTATTTTATGCGAGAAAAAACTCTTTTTAAACGCTCTAAAATCCTTAATATTTCAAAAAGCACTCGTTATTATGTGTTAACTTTGAGTTTAATTCTGTCGTTTGTATTGGGGCTTCCTGCGTTTGAAGAAGTCTCTTACATTGGCATTATTCATAGGGGCATTATTTTTGGTTCGCTCTTGTGGATTATGGTGGGATTAATAATTTTTTGTGTGGATTTATTTTTAAATGAGCGTTTGATTTGCTCTAGGATTTGTCCTTTAGGGGCGTTTTATGCTCTTGTCTCACGCTTTTCTTTATTAAAAATTTCTCATAATGTGAATCAATGCACTAAATGTTATAAATGCCTAGCCATATGCCCAGAAAAACAAGTTTTAAACATGGTGGGTAAGAGAAGTGAGAAAGTGAAAAGTGGGGAGTGTATTAAATGTGGGTGTTGTATTGAAGTGTGTAAGGATAATGCCTTAAGTTTTAATTTAGTGGATTTATTGAAAAAGGAAAAACGATGA
- the napG gene encoding ferredoxin-type protein NapG has translation MKHEDSVSTRRTFLNSVIKGASLCVSVGFLGSVFLKSKDKYFLRPPGAGDEKRFLSACIRCGLCVKACPYDTLKLATLLDFANNGTPYFEARNIPCYLCSDLPCIRACPTDALKKQPLEKNQGIRSLKMGIAIVDTKSCVAFWGIQCDVCYRACPLIDEALVLEKKHNARTNRHVYLLPVVQHDKCVGCGLCERACITQKPAIRVLPREFVLGEVGNHYIKGWDRQDEQRLKNPNISNPKDNQEKTLDYLNKEL, from the coding sequence ATGAAACACGAAGATTCTGTTTCTACAAGACGCACTTTTTTAAACAGCGTTATTAAGGGTGCTAGTCTTTGTGTGAGTGTGGGGTTTTTAGGAAGTGTGTTTTTAAAGAGTAAGGACAAGTATTTCTTACGCCCCCCAGGTGCTGGAGATGAAAAGCGTTTTTTGAGTGCTTGTATTCGCTGTGGATTATGCGTGAAGGCTTGTCCTTATGACACTTTAAAATTAGCCACTCTTTTAGACTTTGCCAATAATGGCACACCTTATTTTGAAGCAAGAAATATCCCTTGTTATCTATGCTCTGATTTACCCTGCATAAGAGCATGCCCTACAGATGCCTTAAAAAAGCAACCTTTAGAAAAAAATCAAGGTATTCGTTCTTTAAAAATGGGAATTGCCATTGTGGATACAAAATCCTGTGTAGCGTTTTGGGGGATACAATGTGATGTGTGTTATCGGGCTTGTCCTTTAATAGATGAAGCTCTTGTTTTAGAGAAAAAGCATAATGCTCGCACCAATAGGCATGTGTATTTGCTTCCTGTAGTCCAGCATGACAAGTGCGTAGGGTGTGGGTTATGCGAGAGAGCTTGTATCACTCAAAAACCAGCCATCAGGGTGTTACCTAGAGAGTTTGTGTTAGGTGAAGTAGGTAATCACTATATAAAAGGGTGGGATAGACAAGATGAACAACGCCTAAAAAATCCTAACATTTCTAATCCTAAAGACAATCAAGAAAAAACCCTTGATTATTTAAACAAGGAATTGTAA